In Desulfovibrio oxyclinae DSM 11498, a single window of DNA contains:
- a CDS encoding DNA primase family protein, which translates to MSTREEVRKAVAAEREEHLQAEENGGGESAATGPAQSGGSGYFDQLRQDFEDNHLGDARRFANRFNGSLLFDNTQGRWSRFDRTHWTEDRGRTHLHSLTEIAEDYRRQSLFYAKKIKETSESPEYKSSNKTEKNDLLRPLQQQKKSWEQRARELKDPTRINKVLSLASVCNPGFLGILGKEWNPDPKLFACGNAVIDLETGKQLDPDPMQFINRSTDVEWMHLNDECPLWEETFLPQVFNGDTELIDYVQKLVGYWLTGLMTHQEFYCLWGPQGRNGKGVFFRTIRRIMGSYFQTIPPKFLLDEKSLQATDKPDQILVTLEHTRLACASEAPKRAKFSEGAIKQLSGGDPITCRGMWAEHLTEYIPKFKMLFATNRVPSVSGDDKAFQERLRIIKFPCTFRMNAKPDPEAKVYPMNPQLEFELHTPEALSGVLAWAVRGAVEFLRTMDLTPPASVLEDTQDYMQDNDFVGEFIRECLVVTAADDGVTWHDGIRTQMKDVYKVFVEWCKREKSIPESKIWSQNALGKDFVNRTELVKVPPKNKTFYNVAVKNDWASLMDDGGL; encoded by the coding sequence ATGAGTACGCGCGAAGAAGTGCGCAAGGCCGTGGCCGCTGAACGGGAGGAACATTTACAAGCCGAAGAGAACGGCGGCGGCGAATCTGCGGCGACTGGTCCGGCACAGTCGGGCGGGAGCGGGTACTTCGACCAGCTGCGTCAGGATTTCGAGGATAACCACCTCGGTGATGCGCGGCGCTTTGCGAATCGGTTCAACGGAAGCCTGCTGTTCGACAATACGCAAGGGCGATGGTCGCGCTTCGACCGCACGCACTGGACCGAGGATCGTGGGCGGACGCATCTGCACAGCTTGACGGAGATTGCGGAGGACTATCGGCGGCAGTCGCTGTTTTATGCCAAGAAGATCAAGGAGACCTCGGAGTCTCCGGAATACAAGAGCTCAAACAAGACCGAGAAGAACGACTTGCTGCGGCCGCTGCAACAGCAAAAGAAATCATGGGAGCAGCGGGCAAGGGAGCTCAAGGACCCGACCAGGATCAACAAGGTCCTGAGTCTGGCCAGCGTGTGCAATCCGGGATTTCTGGGAATACTCGGCAAGGAGTGGAACCCGGACCCCAAGCTGTTCGCCTGCGGGAATGCGGTTATTGATCTGGAAACCGGCAAGCAGCTTGACCCCGATCCCATGCAGTTCATCAACCGCTCCACCGACGTGGAGTGGATGCATCTGAACGATGAGTGTCCGTTGTGGGAGGAGACATTTCTGCCGCAGGTGTTCAACGGCGACACCGAGCTCATCGACTACGTCCAGAAGCTGGTGGGCTATTGGCTGACCGGGCTGATGACGCACCAGGAGTTCTATTGCCTCTGGGGGCCGCAGGGCCGAAACGGCAAGGGCGTTTTCTTCCGGACCATACGCCGGATCATGGGCAGTTACTTTCAGACGATTCCACCCAAGTTCCTGCTGGACGAGAAGTCGCTGCAGGCCACCGACAAACCCGACCAGATTCTGGTGACGCTGGAGCACACCCGGCTTGCCTGCGCCTCCGAAGCGCCCAAGCGCGCGAAGTTTTCCGAAGGCGCCATCAAGCAGCTGTCCGGGGGAGACCCCATTACCTGTCGAGGCATGTGGGCCGAGCATCTCACGGAGTACATCCCGAAATTCAAGATGCTGTTCGCCACCAACCGGGTGCCGTCAGTGAGCGGTGACGACAAGGCTTTTCAGGAACGGCTGCGGATTATCAAGTTTCCGTGCACGTTCCGCATGAACGCCAAGCCGGATCCGGAAGCCAAGGTGTATCCGATGAACCCTCAGCTGGAGTTCGAGCTCCATACGCCGGAGGCGCTCTCCGGCGTGCTTGCCTGGGCAGTGCGCGGCGCTGTCGAGTTTCTGCGCACCATGGACCTCACCCCACCGGCCTCGGTGCTTGAGGACACGCAGGACTACATGCAGGACAACGACTTCGTGGGCGAGTTCATCCGGGAGTGTCTCGTGGTGACCGCGGCCGATGACGGCGTCACGTGGCATGACGGAATCCGGACGCAGATGAAGGACGTCTACAAGGTGTTCGTGGAGTGGTGCAAGCGGGAGAAGTCCATCCCGGAGTCCAAGATATGGAGCCAGAATGCCCTGGGAAAGGACTTCGTCAACCGCACCGAGCTGGTCAAGGTGCCGCCGAAGAACAAGACGTTTTACAACGTGGCCGTCAAGAACGACTGGGCGAGCCTGATGGACGACGGGGGGCTGTAG
- a CDS encoding tetratricopeptide repeat protein, translated as MAEKGNSKIIIVAVLAFLAGAFVGNAVTVMTMSTGSGGTAHQAQTPAQMPSQAPTQDQSGKLVQAVKNHPEDPRAWTALGNHYFDHDRPGKAVEAYQKALELDPSKPGVWSDLGVMYRRTGKPQKAIEAFDKAMELDPIHITPLFNKGIVLFYDLERPQEAAKTWRRVLEIDPEAKAPNGMPVREFIKMALEKQ; from the coding sequence ATGGCCGAAAAAGGCAATTCCAAGATCATTATCGTGGCGGTCCTCGCCTTTCTCGCCGGGGCGTTCGTGGGCAACGCGGTCACCGTCATGACCATGAGCACCGGCTCGGGCGGCACCGCCCATCAGGCGCAGACACCGGCACAGATGCCCTCTCAGGCACCGACGCAGGACCAGTCCGGCAAGCTTGTTCAGGCGGTGAAGAACCACCCCGAAGACCCGCGCGCATGGACCGCGCTGGGCAACCACTACTTCGACCACGACCGCCCGGGCAAGGCGGTTGAAGCATATCAAAAGGCGCTGGAGCTGGACCCGTCCAAGCCCGGCGTCTGGTCGGACCTTGGCGTGATGTATCGTCGCACCGGCAAGCCCCAGAAGGCCATCGAAGCCTTTGACAAGGCCATGGAGCTGGACCCGATTCACATCACCCCGCTGTTCAACAAGGGCATCGTGCTGTTCTATGATCTGGAACGCCCTCAGGAGGCAGCCAAGACATGGCGCCGCGTTTTGGAGATCGATCCCGAAGCCAAGGCACCCAACGGAATGCCTGTCCGGGAATTCATCAAGATGGCTCTGGAAAAACAGTAA
- a CDS encoding peptidylprolyl isomerase gives MENPLVLLETPAGEILVELYPDKAPETVRNFLEYVDEGFYDGTLFHRVIKGFMIQGGGLTFSMEEKSTRDAIANEANNGLSNVEGSLAMAREPEAHSARAQFFINVADNSDIDYKDDTDEGFGYCVFGQVVDGMDAVTKIAKSKTRSFQGFDDVPVDPVSIIAAYRFE, from the coding sequence ATGGAAAATCCGCTTGTCTTGCTTGAGACCCCCGCAGGGGAAATACTCGTTGAACTGTATCCCGACAAAGCGCCCGAGACCGTCCGCAATTTCCTCGAATACGTGGACGAAGGATTCTACGACGGAACGCTCTTCCACCGGGTCATCAAGGGATTCATGATTCAAGGCGGCGGCCTGACGTTCTCCATGGAAGAAAAGTCCACGCGCGACGCCATCGCCAACGAGGCGAACAACGGCCTCTCCAACGTGGAGGGCTCCCTCGCCATGGCCCGTGAACCCGAAGCGCACAGCGCACGGGCGCAGTTTTTTATCAATGTGGCCGACAACTCGGACATCGACTACAAGGATGACACCGACGAAGGCTTCGGTTACTGCGTGTTCGGTCAGGTGGTGGATGGCATGGACGCGGTGACGAAAATCGCCAAATCCAAGACACGGTCATTTCAGGGCTTCGACGACGTACCGGTGGATCCGGTCTCCATCATCGCGGCCTACCGTTTCGAGTAG
- a CDS encoding GGDEF domain-containing protein produces the protein MLRSFISKIRHHENVSQPPCGGMEQSWVPDLNRQVIILLVTIRDFALYNGVYGSEITDRIETELSKAVREVVDEVLPEHRTRALPSEPGEYIIAWDCSGNSQPDPADLTYAVKVRLQSALKKTMLQWTGIGMEVGVGYSLTGTNEAGDVLELPAALSEARRMASLPLELRNTRIAAEFEDILNNGRIRSSYQPILDLRKGEVHGWEALARGPRNSRLESPLMLFELAEPLGSLFRLEQLCRERAVSGLGPMDHHQKIFLNIHPKTLADPLFTPGNTLELLERQGLSPENVVFEITERQSVQDFGLFYKTLAHYRSQGFLVAVDDVGAGYSGLSAIAELQPEYIKLDKSLIHDIHRDPVKRALAETITSFADKIGSRIIAEGIENRDQAICLMDIGVHCGQGYYLGRPSRQKRNAHNNWDELKSIAQISHKMVTCSIPVGEVVEAPHAIAPDTLVSFAQDFFKRNNQFSSLVVTENDSPIGLVTEYYLNRQLSSQYGVALYYKREVTSVMDDNPLIVDATMPVEQAARLAMDRDAMKAYDEVIVVRRGKLFGTVSVQKLLDTLAKVQVEMAKGTNPLTGLPGNVAIEQELEARMQRAEQFCIIYADLDNFKVYNDSYGFRNGDRIIKLCADIITWATRKHGPSDALACHIGGDDFVIITSKQAVERTCRSIRRCFQRAVRGCYTEEDRKSGWIKAKGRDGLEREYPLVSVSMGVLEVVAPCSLMEVGERAAHIKKYAKSMPGNSVAMDRRPPLGSAEIECVEG, from the coding sequence ATGCTACGATCCTTCATTTCCAAGATCCGCCATCATGAGAACGTCAGTCAGCCCCCCTGTGGGGGTATGGAACAGTCATGGGTTCCCGACCTCAACAGACAGGTCATCATTCTGCTTGTCACCATTCGGGACTTTGCCCTCTACAACGGAGTCTACGGCAGCGAAATCACGGACCGAATCGAAACCGAACTTTCCAAAGCCGTGCGCGAGGTCGTGGACGAAGTGCTCCCGGAGCACCGGACCAGAGCTCTGCCCTCCGAACCGGGTGAATACATCATTGCATGGGACTGCAGCGGAAACAGCCAGCCCGATCCGGCCGACCTGACGTACGCCGTGAAAGTGCGACTTCAGAGCGCGCTCAAGAAAACCATGTTGCAGTGGACCGGCATCGGCATGGAAGTGGGCGTGGGATACTCCCTGACCGGCACCAACGAGGCGGGCGATGTCCTTGAACTGCCTGCGGCCCTGTCCGAAGCGCGTCGCATGGCGTCCCTTCCGCTCGAACTGCGAAATACCCGGATCGCCGCCGAGTTCGAGGACATCCTCAACAACGGACGCATCCGATCAAGCTATCAGCCCATACTCGATCTGCGAAAGGGCGAAGTGCACGGATGGGAGGCGCTGGCACGCGGCCCCCGCAACAGCAGGCTGGAATCGCCCCTCATGCTCTTCGAACTGGCTGAACCGCTCGGCAGTCTGTTCCGTCTGGAACAGCTATGCCGCGAGCGAGCCGTCAGCGGCCTCGGCCCCATGGATCACCACCAGAAGATCTTTTTGAACATCCATCCCAAAACCTTGGCCGACCCTCTCTTCACTCCCGGAAACACACTCGAACTTCTCGAAAGACAGGGGCTCTCCCCGGAAAACGTGGTTTTCGAAATAACGGAACGCCAGAGCGTTCAGGACTTCGGCCTGTTCTACAAGACACTTGCGCACTATCGAAGCCAGGGATTTCTAGTGGCGGTGGACGACGTGGGTGCCGGCTACTCCGGCCTGTCTGCCATCGCGGAACTGCAGCCCGAATATATCAAGCTGGACAAGTCGCTGATTCACGACATTCACCGAGACCCGGTAAAGCGTGCGCTTGCCGAGACCATCACCAGCTTCGCCGACAAGATCGGCTCTCGAATCATTGCGGAAGGCATAGAAAATCGCGATCAGGCCATCTGCCTTATGGACATCGGTGTCCACTGCGGGCAGGGCTACTACCTTGGTCGCCCGAGCAGACAGAAACGAAACGCCCACAACAACTGGGACGAGCTTAAATCCATCGCCCAGATTTCGCACAAGATGGTCACCTGCTCCATTCCGGTTGGCGAAGTGGTGGAAGCGCCACACGCCATCGCGCCGGACACGCTGGTCTCGTTTGCACAGGACTTCTTCAAGCGTAATAATCAGTTCTCCAGCCTTGTGGTGACGGAAAACGACAGCCCCATCGGTCTTGTGACGGAATATTATCTCAACAGACAACTCTCCTCCCAATATGGAGTAGCCCTTTACTACAAGCGGGAAGTCACGTCTGTCATGGACGACAATCCGCTTATAGTGGACGCAACCATGCCTGTGGAGCAGGCCGCCCGTCTGGCCATGGACCGTGATGCCATGAAGGCCTACGACGAGGTCATTGTGGTTCGCCGGGGAAAGCTTTTCGGCACGGTCTCGGTGCAGAAACTGCTGGATACGCTTGCCAAGGTTCAGGTGGAGATGGCCAAGGGCACGAACCCCCTTACCGGGCTGCCGGGCAATGTCGCCATCGAACAGGAGCTTGAGGCGCGGATGCAACGGGCTGAACAATTCTGCATCATCTACGCTGACCTGGACAACTTCAAGGTTTACAACGACTCATACGGATTCCGAAACGGCGACCGCATCATCAAACTCTGTGCGGATATCATCACTTGGGCCACACGCAAGCACGGTCCATCGGACGCGCTTGCCTGCCACATCGGCGGCGACGACTTCGTGATCATCACCTCCAAACAGGCCGTGGAGCGCACGTGTCGTTCCATTCGCCGCTGTTTCCAGCGAGCCGTCAGGGGCTGCTATACCGAAGAGGACCGCAAATCCGGGTGGATCAAGGCCAAGGGCCGGGACGGACTTGAGCGTGAATATCCACTCGTGAGCGTTTCCATGGGCGTCCTCGAAGTGGTGGCTCCCTGCTCACTCATGGAAGTGGGCGAACGTGCCGCGCACATCAAGAAATACGCCAAGTCCATGCCCGGCAATTCCGTCGCCATGGATCGGCGCCCGCCCCTCGGCAGTGCGGAAATCGAATGCGTGGAAGGCTAG